ttgaatatttcAACCTTATTTCCTCCTTGCAAGTTGTATAAGTGTTTGTTATGACCTGTCACTCGCAGCATGCCTGTCAAAAAAACTGTGCTGTGTTGCTCAACCGAGCGGTCTACAGCCTTAATCTTTTgtgcaggccacctgtgtgccccattcaattttgaacattttttgcccGGCAACAGCCATTATCCACCcgcaagggcagttgtgactaaggcttaacaTCTAGGAACACCAGTTCCCCTACACTGTCTATAATTTCCAGGGATACAAGATACTGAACCCTTCATCTTACCTATAAAGTTTGAAGTATATGCCCCCCTTCAGGTGAAATCACAGACTTCCAGAGCTTTAAATGGCCTCTAATGCATACTCTGCTTCTTCGTCAGGCGGCTCATTTACGCGTCCATCACGAAGATGAAAACGATCCAATCACCGGACTCAAACAGAAGACTCTTTACGGGAAACCAAATTGGGACAACGAGTTCACCAACATTGCATCCACGCACCCGGGGTGAGGTCATGACCTCTTCAACAAACCCACAAACGCTCTCCAAGTTCTGGAGAATTTTCTTAATGATAAATCTTTGAGCTTAACAAATCCTTTTAGAGCTTGTAAAATGAATTCTGAACTGGCAACGGTTACAACGTCATACCTGTAAGATTTATGACAGCCCAGTAATGGCTTGTTCTCTAACTTCTACTTTCTTCTTACCAAATGTTCTCAGAAAAAGCAAAGCAGGAACTCAGAGAGaacaataaatactttaatcaAAGCTTTGCCTGAACTACAGCAAGAAATTCTTCGCCAGGTGTCTGAAAATCCTCTGCATTGCTTCAGTTTTGCTAATTAACGTTGGTGTTTTTGCGTCTGCAGGAGCAAAGTGGGCGTCTTCCTCTGCGGTCCTCCCATGTTGGGCAAATCTTTGGAGAAAGAGTCTATTTCTCATACAGAGGCTGGCGTCAAGTTCATCTTCAACAAAGAGAACTTCTAAAGGCGGTAGAGGGGTTTCCGACAGCTCTTCATCACTGAAGCAGAGCTCCTCCTTGCCTATCACCACAGTCGTGGTAGCAATGGTTGTtgcttagagagagagagatgggAAATGAACCCGCTCAGGCTTCGTACTTCTTAATCGTTGGTTTCCCAACGATTGGTTTCCCAACGATgaattctccttttttctttcttttcaaatgcCACGTCTCTCTGTTTGTGGCCAGCACAGTTGTgcaaaaagggttaaaaattgtagattaGAGAAGTGAAGTACTTCCAGTTTGAATTTtgggtttttaacaaaaattaaaagggaaaaaaaaaaggaaaaatgtggtGACCAAACTGGGGctaaaaccccaaaaaatctCCAAATGACCAattattaaaaatcttttttgtgttttaatttcaAACCAAACTGCAGTTTATGAGAAATAATAAATCGTAGATTCAATGAAAAAGCTGCAGGTGCTTTCCTTTAGTATGTTGTCATAGTGATGTTCCTACAGAGTAAACCAAAAGGATTGTTTTAGCTTATACCAGCTCAGCCTTGTATTAGTGCATGAAGAAAAGAGAACTGTATAGAAACGCTTTAATAATGTACTTGAAGGTGACAGATTTGCATCATCTTTGTGTAGTTTTcatatttgtgatttaaaatgaactcgtgcatgagtgtgtggacgtgtgagagaaaaataatgaagtgaattaaatgaaaaatttgtAGGGAATAAAAGCTGCAGTAAAGAGCATTTTTTCTAGCAGAAtcaatcagcagcagcagaaagactggtttctaaaaacaaaagcagctacTGAGAGGAGCTGTGCATattcttatttttccttttaggaTAATTTCCTTAGATTTTGGgactaaaaagtaaaaaaaaaaaaaaaaagaaccagtgTACATGTACATGTAATAAATTTGCACATAAAGTTAAATACATTCTTGAACTTTGGTTGAACTAAAAATTCAGATTgaatagacaaaaaaatgagGCGGATGAAGATTGACTATCGCCACCAATGTGGAACAAAATGAATCCCAGATGATATAAGTCCTAATTACAAATGGAAAATATGTCACAAGAGTTATCTTTATTTCGCTTACAGTTtatccctttgttttttttctcaattatgAATCAATTCAAATTAAATTACTCAGTCTAATTTCATGTATAATtctcagaattaaaaaaataaaggtcctTTTGTAGGAATCTAGTATGAAttctgggtaaaaaaaaaaaaaaaaacattttcactttttccgGCTTCCTTAAAAAGTCTATTATCTAGCTTAACTAAAACTAAAGCAGTTTATCTGATCATTTgtaaatttaacttttaaagacccacaccaataataattgtgtttttaacatgttcttgtggcatctttctgatgatggaggactaatataaagaaaattaagcttaaaactacatttctgagtatttctttattcaaacaatACATCAATATTAGTTCaagagatgatcagagtggatctttaaggagTTTCTGAAGATAAATGTCTTTACTTCATGTTTCATGGGCTTAATTCCTGTTTGAGTAAGTTTTTGCTTTACATCATTAAAGTATCATCTGGTTTTCGGTTTCAGAAAACATGTTAGGCTGAGGAGATTTtcactttcagaataaaaggcCTAGCAGATGTGGAACATGCACAATGCCCCTCCATGTCAACAAAGGTAACAAGAAAGTCAATCTTCACACATTTCAGAGAAAGTCCTGCTCATCTCAATGGAAGGAATCCAATCTTTCAATATatcgtaaaaaaaaagtcatagttgAATATGTTAAGGACAAAAAGTTTAGAAAGCGGGAAGCATTCAAACAaactggtttatttattttcctgatGATCTGGTATAAAAGTCTCTTCATGCTTCAACATGATACAAGTTCTCCACTGCACTCTTTAAATATGTAGGTTCCAGTTGTGGCAtggagttggaaaaaaaaggagaacatgAGGATAAAGGCTTCTGGGTTTCAACTGTGGTGATGAAAACTGTGGCACTTGGTGGCCCCCTGCTGGTTGGAGTAGCTAATTGCATCCTCTTGGTGGGGCCTGTGTCTTGAATGGGTGGCCTTTGGGTTCTAGGCAACGGCCACCGCAAACACGCTGACCACGCAGTACATGGTGCGGTTTTCCCACCTTACGGTGGTGCTTCCtgcaaacaaaacagcaaaacagaaCAATCAGGTGAAAACTTCTGGTGAAATTTCTCATGGAAAAGTGGACATTAGGAATTTGTACTTGAAGTGTTGAGATGGAGCTTATAGAGAATAAGCTACCTCATCTATTtgcttttttgtcaaaaaacaaagtctTCTAGTCCTCCTATATGACCAGATCTgaggaaaaatacatttcttctaCAACAATGACGCAATCCTCTGACCTTCAGTCCCAAATTTTCGCCTCCTTTTGAAATGCGTTTTCACTTTGCTTCATCCTGCTGCTCTTTAAACGAGTGTCATTCCCCTGGTTTTACATCTTTCCAGTGTAATTCAATATATGTACTAATCTGAAAAGAGGATATACTATAAAATCCAACCTATAAAGAAAGTCAAAATAATGTTGCCAGATTgagaataaattaattaaaatcagAATATCTGGTGAACACTAAACCAGATTccaaattaaaaagattttttgaacAGTTCTAAACTTAAAAGTAAACTTTGTAAACTTGAgggaaatattgaaaataagaGGGGTGGGTGAAAATGTCGGGGGAAAAAGTGTTAAATTTAAGGAAATATTGAAAACTTGAACATAATCCAGTTACCTGCCCCCACCCTTCTGCCTCTGCCAGCCTGGTCAGAACTTCCCAGATCAGAtacatggggggaaaaaaaacactttttttttctgaatggaaATGGCGGCTTTCCTGATGGGTTTATCcccattttatgtttggtcGTCTGGGGCTGACCAGACATAAGGTCTATgtgcaaaagtaaatttttgggcTTCTGAGATTTTTGcaaaccacacccacattcctacAAAGAATATCTATATTTACTCAGTCCACAATTCCTTTTCCCCGGGTAACGGGGaagttagggttagggttacagTTTCACTGCACAATTTTTCTTTCTGGAGTTAAGTCTTTTGACATGGGGGTGGGGCTTTGAGCCTATTGGCTACCGGTACACACAATTACCAAGGGGGTGATAGAGCTGATGTCATTGCTGCTCCAGGATTTTATACGATAAATCTATGATTGGATGAATGTTTTGGTTGTGAATTGGGGCTTTATAAAGAAACTGATTTGAAATTGTGCTTTGAAAACaactttctggtgtttttaattgttttttttgttgttgttgttcttctgTGAATGAATTTGTGGTCCAACACAAACAGACGTGAGTGACTGTTGTGTAGATGAAAGCCTTTGTGACTTACCGTCCATGGCAGTGTCCCAGTAACAGGAGTTGGCTGTGTGAAGTCCGGCGCCGGTCTTCTGCATCACAGCGCACGTCACTGTGCAAAATAGAAACTCCCGTTTTTCTGAGTTCTACGTTTATTGTGATTgacgtcccccccccccccccccccccccacacacacacacacacactctcaccaAACTCTACTCTCACCGATATACTTGTACGGCTTCCCCTGTTTGACCAGCTGGGTGAGGCAGCGCTCCACGATGCCGGCCGTCCATTTGTTCACCAAATTGGCGCTGTAGTCGTCGCCTCCCACCACGTTCTCGATGCACTTCATTGAAACAGAGGCAGTGTTATGAGCTTGAAGTCATGCGAGAGTCACACAGGGGGCTGCTTCACCTCGGGCGGCGAATGCAGAACGCCAAAGTTAACTTTAAAGTCATTTCTATCTTTAAAAGTGGGGAAAACTTAAACTTGACATTTCCTTTTCCAAAAAGTCTGTTGAGTTTTGACGAACAGtggaaaaaataatgaaaaatgctGGCAGTAATCCCAAATAATTCATTATAAGAAACACACAAAGTGACCCTTATCTTGATATAATACTACAGAAAAATTAcggatttatttattaattcaaaTGTTAATAAACTAATGGGAGTCAATTTTATGGAAAGTCTTATTTCAAGTGTTTattaatttttcattaaattgtTTCTCTCACAAATCTGTACCTCAGACACATAAATCACTATAAGCATCACATTTAATTCAAAATATAACGCAAACAATAAAACTTAGGTTGCACCGTATATTATAATCTGGTGTTCAAAAAAGATATCATGCTTAGGCTATCAGTACCTCTTTGACGATTCCATCAGTTTCCTCGGAGTTAAAagagccctggattttaaaacaataataaaaaaaataattcttaaaCACAAAGAAGGAAATACTTtcgattctttttttttgcaaaaaatattcataaaatagAAGTACTGATACGTGTCTTTTTGTGATAACTTAGGAGTAACGAGCGTTGATAACAATCCAACTTGTTAGCTTGGTGCTATCTTAACTTTACAAACAACAATTTATTCCTTTTCAGGAGCAAACCTCGTTTCCGTTATGAAAATCTTCCATTCTTGACTTCTGTCACAGCCTCTAGAAACTCTGTTTttaggagagagaaaaaatgtttcacgaaaaaaaaaaaacaaggaacgACTAGGACTTCCTGTTTACGTGATGACGTCCTCAGTCGAAGACGCCGAAATAATTGAGCAGTTTTACTGGCTCACGGCAGCCCTCTACTGGACAAACGGTGGATTCCActgacttttcaaaataaaacgacttaaagacattttaaagtgaTCTTTTTAGTATATGCATTACTAAGATTAAATATTCAAATGGTGACCAAAATAGAATTGTCAGAAATATCAAAATTGtcagaaatgcaaaatatgTGTATATATTATTAATTATCAGTTTGGGGTCTTTCTCTTTTCATGCTTTATTTACCTATAAACCAACATTTGTTTACTTTCCAAATCTTatcaacaaaattaaaattgaatatTATTCATTTGTGAAGAGTGTTCTtttgaaaagaagaaataagAGGCACAGGCTGTATTTATTACGTATCaaaagtttttaatgttttcagattAATCAAAGGGATAAAAATATAACAGTTTGTTTTCACAAAATCTCTAttttaaagtataaaaatgtggtcagatgaaaaaGTGCAAATGTGCTTCGGGACCAATAAATATAGACTGTGAAAGTTAGatacacacacgcgcacacacacacagaggctcAGCTGTTGATAACAAAAACAGGCTGCAAAAATCTCTaatttaaaatagaataaacagtaaaaatgattaaaatatcaATATAAGTTTCTTCCTGAATTTTTCCACatatccaaacaaaaaaattaatcgttaaaagacccactgcaatgaaagttgtttttggtgttttcaaaatgtctgatgatcaggagcagatgaaaaaatgacgTTAGAAAAAggagatcgtatttgtgacgtaaaaacTACAAAGACAAGCTTCCTGCTACCTGCTCtgtccattctgatggatccacttgtagacgactagatccatgaactcATCCCAGCTGGCAtgtggatccaaactgtacgtctggatagctccgatgCTGCTCACCCTTTTTATTGCAAggatgttaggttggaggtgggattggctgtaagccagcgggaaAGCACGTAAACGGAGGGGTGATGGGAACTGGAGACGGGGTCGCTTTGCACCAatgatcccgcccacaacccagaggtgagtttctaatgaactactgccgctctgcagtactgtgttctagaaaacgacaggtttttttcgttataggttaaaaattgcataatcctaattaaaagaccactgagaacgattttacaacagatcaaaacgtgatcagagtgggattttgACGAAGAATAAAATTGTGAGAATATTGGTTCACAGTAAATTCGTTCCTCTCATTCTGCTGTTTCTGAAACTGTCCACATGCATCTTCAGCATAGTTTTATACGTTTATtgtccaaaatgaaaaagaaaaatggagtaAAAATTTCAGATAAACAGCGAGGCTTCTTGAAAACGCCTTTGTGCATTTTTAAGGCCCAGTTAGGTGAGAAATGTGCTAAACCTTCAGGAACCATCAGACCGATGCTGCATGTGAGGACGCCTAATGAGGCTCTTTCTAAGAACCACAGTCCACCTGCAGACTTGTTTATCTGGTCACAACAGGCTACAGGCTCCTGAACGTGGCCCTTTGGAGGTGGAGCCCAGAGGCTCTCCGTGGACAGGTTTGTCCGGACCTTCAGCTGGGACTTGCTTGGACCTGGAGGAGGACGACCGCCTGAAGAGTAAGAgctgaggacaaaaaaaagacgttttcttTCTATGCTTCTCTTCCACTTTGAAGAATATTTTAACTACACTTTGTCTCTAAATTACAACaaagttttagggccaccaaaaaataaaataggattattacgagatttaaagtcgtaaatgtatgatttttctcttaaatttgCAAGATTAAAGTCGAAGTGAGCATATAGACTATACCTACTTATACAGATAAGCTGAATGTATAAAGCTCCtgtttaattttctatttttgttatgttttatgtattgattggtggcttgcaggatctctcCAACCCATTGATGGAGCCATCGGTATGACTGTACCTTCCTATTGGAGCCTGATTGGCTCTTGGAGTTAGAGTCTTGCGCCCCATTGGCTGGTCTAGGATCCTCTTTTGCCTTCTCCTCACCAGCTGAGCCGGAGCGCTCGCTGGGATCAGCTGCGGGACTATCCTCACTGAGCATTTCTTCCCTTTTCATCTCCTCAGACTCCGCCCTCGCCGCCTCTGACTGCAAGAAGGATCGTGTTATTTCTGCAAACGGATACttctaaagaagaaaagagTTGGTTTTAGTCGGGCGTCATGTTTACGCTGTTGATCTGGGGTTCCGCCGGCgtttctttctccttttcttcagCATCATCGTCCTCCgaatcctcctcttcttcatcttcaacTGGTCTGCATGTCTCCACCACATCCTGtcagcaacaaaaacacaaatagtttattttgattttttttatcactcgGAATTTCCTGATGTGGGACTGTTGGGTTCATAAGTTAAGGCGCTACCACACTTCTACTAGAGGAACTAAAGGCTGAAACTAGGAACAAAGACAAATGGCAGCAAGCTTTTCTACACACCagcaaaggatgatgggaaaatctaaacacacaaacaagacacaaaagaaaaagaaaaaaaaagacaaacccgTTGTCAGATCAGCcaaaatcctcctgctgcacCAAAGCTAATAGAATTGGACAGGAAAATCTTTTCACAGAAACTTTTGTTTACAAATGTCTATATGTTctattttctaaaagattttatGCATCTTCATTTAAGTTTACCCTTCAGTTTCTGTTGACGTTTTTCAAGATAAAAGCCATGTGTTTTATAATGTAGAGAATAGCTTGATGCAgtcatttcattgtttttctttttggaaagaaaaacaaaagacaaagtgTGGGGGGGGAAACAAATATTTAGCAAAACTGactgaaataaaatcattttaaaatgtttgaatttaaatggaaataaaaagacATGGAGCTGCACAAGGAAATTTCTAGAAAAGTGGGAGTTTGCCAAAGATCAAGGCAGGGAATTGGAGAGgtgtacagaaaagattttAGATTTCGAgcatttcacagaaaaaaagaggagaaaaaagttgttttttaagacacaagaaaacaagcttttttttgtctcaaaaacTAAAACCAGCGTGTTTTAAAACACAGcagaaagcaacaacaaaaaaggaaatgatggaaaatgaccaaaataagGCCCATAAAGTCAATTCTGATATGTTTGCCTTAGAATTCAATTAGTAACTATTGATTGATGttaagccaaaataaaacataaaaacatcaaagttttaggtgtaaaaaaaaacaaaaccaaaagtttCTTCTAGACAAAAAAAGGGGTAAAATACCAACAACAGAACAAAACTGGGTTGTTTTTTGGGTTCAAAAGTGGCACAAAAGACTCACTTCAGGACACACGGGGTTATTTCAGATTAAGGTACTGGGGCAGAACATCATCCCAgaactcctcttcctctccccccGTCGGCCCTTTACCTCCCGACCTTCCTCTGCGTCCCGGTGCAGATTTAACATTCTGTCTCTTTGCTcctgctgacttttttttcttccagatttcttcctcttcctcctctttttcttcctcctcctcttcctcctcatcagtATCGGAAACTTCTTCCTCTTcagcttcttcatcctcttcattACTACTTGTATTTTGTTCTTCTTCCTCGTTTTCAATTTcttgctcctcctcttcatttccttcctcttcTTTCTCTCCCTCACtttcttcctccttctcctccccaGTTTCTACctcctcatcttcttcttcttcactttctttctcctcatcctcttcttcttcctcactttctttctcctcatcctcttcttcttcctcactTTCTTTctcctcatcttcttcctcttcctcctcgtcttcttcctcttcactTTCTTCCTCTTCGTCTTCATCCTCGTCCTCGTCCTtacttttctcctcctcttcacttTCTGCTTCCATGTCATCCTCTTTGGtatcctcttcttcatcttcgtCGCTCTCGTCGTTCTCCTCTGAGGACTTCAGCGTCTCACgttcatcctcctcttcttcctccctctctGACCCTtcatccccctcctcctcttcttcctcagttTCGGTCTCTCTTTTTTTGCTCTCTGTCTCCTGACTCGagccctcttcttcttcctcgtCCTCTTCCTCAGCCTCTCTGCTCGTGCTTCCTCTCTCCTCACTTTCTGGTTCGGTCTCAATTGCCCCGCTTGttctttcctcctcttcctcagcaccGCTCTCATCTTTCTCTTCTTCATCTGCCTCCTCTGGTTGAA
The sequence above is drawn from the Oryzias latipes chromosome 2, ASM223467v1 genome and encodes:
- the LOC101158002 gene encoding dynein light chain Tctex-type 1; the encoded protein is MEDFHNGNEGSFNSEETDGIVKECIENVVGGDDYSANLVNKWTAGIVERCLTQLVKQGKPYKYIVTCAVMQKTGAGLHTANSCYWDTAMDGSTTVRWENRTMYCVVSVFAVAVA